A part of Halobaculum sp. MBLA0143 genomic DNA contains:
- a CDS encoding acyl-CoA thioesterase/BAAT N-terminal domain-containing protein: MATVHLPDETRRDEPTALRVTGLPPDTVVTVESRATAWFDGTGTADLQFRADGDGVVDTAERAPVDGDYDGLAPTGWLWAPSETDGPGGGRPTGDASDPTVTVTVRVGGDVVAETETIRRRAAGGVTHERVETARVVGDLFEPAGDGPHPGVVALHGSAGRPLRGVAAALASRGYATLAVQYFGDPAPLPDALAGVPVETVDDAARHLRERPAVGESVALFGRSKGAELALVTVARRSWPATVVAVAPTQYRWQALDGGETPRSSWTDDGDPLPFVPFRAAPGETDDGATVFRDTYADSRERVSPDRLADARIDAAAVDAPALLVAGGDDQMWPSATDAEALADAGTTVETRQYSDAGHGIGLPHAPPTTATVAGGLALGGTPAANARAADHWPVVCDHLASTLE, encoded by the coding sequence GTGGCGACCGTCCACCTCCCCGACGAGACTCGTCGGGACGAGCCGACAGCCCTCCGCGTAACCGGTCTCCCGCCGGACACGGTGGTGACCGTCGAGTCGCGTGCGACCGCGTGGTTCGACGGCACCGGGACCGCCGACCTCCAGTTCCGGGCGGACGGCGACGGCGTCGTCGACACGGCCGAGCGAGCGCCGGTCGACGGCGACTACGACGGGCTCGCCCCGACGGGCTGGCTGTGGGCGCCGAGCGAGACGGACGGCCCGGGCGGCGGTCGACCGACCGGCGACGCGAGCGATCCGACGGTCACAGTGACCGTTCGGGTCGGCGGCGACGTCGTCGCAGAGACGGAGACGATCCGGCGACGGGCCGCCGGCGGCGTCACCCACGAGCGTGTCGAGACGGCGCGTGTCGTCGGCGACCTGTTCGAGCCGGCGGGCGACGGGCCACACCCCGGCGTCGTCGCCCTCCACGGCTCCGCCGGCCGACCGCTGCGTGGCGTCGCTGCGGCGCTCGCGTCGCGCGGCTACGCCACGCTCGCCGTCCAGTACTTCGGCGATCCGGCGCCGCTGCCGGACGCGCTCGCGGGAGTCCCGGTCGAGACGGTCGACGACGCCGCCCGACACCTCCGCGAACGGCCGGCAGTCGGGGAGTCGGTCGCCCTGTTCGGCCGGTCGAAGGGCGCAGAGCTCGCGCTCGTGACCGTCGCCCGTCGGTCGTGGCCGGCGACCGTCGTCGCGGTCGCCCCCACACAGTACCGGTGGCAGGCGTTGGACGGCGGCGAGACACCCCGCAGCTCGTGGACCGACGACGGTGACCCGCTCCCGTTCGTCCCGTTCCGCGCTGCCCCCGGCGAAACCGACGACGGCGCCACCGTCTTCCGGGACACGTACGCCGACTCCCGCGAGCGGGTCTCTCCCGACCGGCTGGCCGACGCTCGGATCGACGCGGCAGCCGTCGACGCCCCGGCGTTGCTCGTCGCCGGCGGCGACGACCAGATGTGGCCCAGCGCGACCGACGCCGAGGCGCTCGCCGACGCGGGCACGACCGTGGAGACGCGCCAGTACTCGGACGCTGGCCACGGAATCGGACTCCCACACGCGCCGCCGACGACGGCGACCGTCGCCGGCGGGCTGGCGCTCGGCGGCACGCCGGCGGCGAACGCCCGCGCCGCCGACCACTGGCCGGTCGTCTGTGACCACCTCGCGTCGACACTGGAGTGA
- a CDS encoding Rieske (2Fe-2S) protein: MDDGTRLTTAADVDDSYLFTVSGPSGLEEEVFLARTDAGRDESTDGPVVRAWKNFCMHEPDQPFHRGDGVGVAFRDGQAICPRHGSMFDLDTGDCDNGPAAGQSMVEVDVTVDDGVVYLTDDNLTFEHEGGLDDDDGMPSSTSHLGL; this comes from the coding sequence ATGGACGACGGCACACGACTGACGACGGCCGCGGACGTGGACGACAGCTACCTGTTCACCGTCAGCGGTCCGAGCGGGCTCGAAGAGGAGGTGTTTCTCGCACGGACGGACGCCGGTCGAGACGAGTCGACGGACGGGCCGGTCGTTCGGGCCTGGAAGAACTTCTGTATGCACGAACCGGACCAGCCGTTCCACCGGGGCGACGGCGTCGGCGTCGCGTTCCGGGACGGGCAGGCAATCTGCCCTCGCCACGGCTCGATGTTCGACCTCGACACCGGGGACTGTGACAACGGTCCCGCGGCCGGCCAGAGTATGGTCGAGGTGGACGTGACCGTCGACGACGGGGTCGTCTACCTCACGGACGACAATCTCACGTTCGAACACGAGGGTGGACTGGACGACGACGACGGAATGCCGAGCTCCACCTCGCACCTGGGGCTGTGA